The Candidatus Beckwithbacteria bacterium genome has a segment encoding these proteins:
- a CDS encoding SAM-dependent chlorinase/fluorinase, whose protein sequence is MATFLHLITDYGTGDPAFAEVEQRLLSLNPDFYLIKTSVPSFNTIATGFWINQFALGDHPQNMMIYSNTAPRKDDTKKRKENAGEHFIYAQLKNGMEICAVNAGYCFSFIKPHIKSLHALNVANHGSQFRSRDFYPEAVAAIAKGDTKLIGHKMDIANIPNEPKNRIAWVDGYGNIKTTIRKSQVTFKEGAKVQIIVDGVVRTALVTGGIFSVAEGELAFSQGSSGHDDPFMEIFLRGGNTYRHFNKPSVHAEIELREIQ, encoded by the coding sequence ATGGCTACTTTTCTTCACTTGATTACTGATTATGGTACTGGTGATCCAGCCTTTGCCGAAGTTGAGCAACGTTTACTTAGTCTTAATCCTGATTTTTATCTTATTAAAACCTCGGTACCATCTTTTAACACCATTGCTACTGGTTTTTGGATCAATCAATTTGCTTTAGGTGATCATCCACAAAATATGATGATCTATTCCAATACGGCTCCAAGGAAAGATGATACTAAAAAACGTAAAGAAAATGCTGGGGAACATTTTATTTATGCTCAGCTTAAGAATGGTATGGAAATATGTGCGGTCAATGCTGGCTACTGTTTTTCCTTTATTAAACCCCATATTAAAAGTTTACATGCACTTAATGTAGCCAATCATGGTTCACAGTTTCGGTCTCGGGATTTTTACCCAGAAGCTGTAGCGGCAATTGCTAAAGGCGATACCAAACTGATTGGTCACAAAATGGATATTGCAAACATTCCGAACGAACCTAAAAACCGGATTGCTTGGGTGGATGGCTATGGCAACATCAAAACAACTATCCGTAAATCTCAGGTTACTTTTAAAGAAGGGGCTAAAGTCCAGATTATTGTCGATGGCGTAGTTCGGACAGCTTTGGTAACTGGGGGTATTTTCTCAGTAGCTGAGGGAGAACTGGCTTTTTCTCAAGGCAGTTCTGGTCACGACGATCCTTTTATGGAGATTTTCCTGCGAGGTGGCAATACCTACCGCCATTTCAATAAACCCAGTGTACACGCTGAAATTGAATTGCGGGAAATTCAATAA